Sequence from the Fictibacillus arsenicus genome:
ATCATAACAGCAGTAATAGCTGCCATGCCTGAACCAAAAGCAAATCCGCGTTTTCCGCCTTCAAGATCTTTAATTAATTCCTCAAGTGCATGACGTGTAGGGTTTCCCGTTCTGGAATACTCGAATCCTTTATGAACCCCAACATCATCTTGCTTGTATGTGCTTACCTGATAGATCGGATAGACAACCGCTCCTGTATTTTTATCAGAAGGAATGCCTCCGTGGATTAATTGTGTTTTTCTTTTCATATCAGATGCCTCCCTCATATATTTTTTTGCTTAGATAACGCTCTGAGCTGTCAGCAAAAACGGTTACGATTATTCCTCCGTCTTTTGCGGATTGTGCTTCAATTAATGAAGCATGAAGTGCTGCTCCGGAAGAGCTGCCAACCAGCAGACCTTCTTTTTTTGCAAGTTCTGCTACACGATTAAAGGCGTCGACATCTGTTACCGTGTGAATGCTGTTGAAATAGGAAGGATCCATATAGTCTGGAAGAAACTCCATTCCGATGCCTTCGGTTTTATGCGGACCAGATTCTCCGCCATTTAAGATGGATCCTTCTGGCTCGACAATAACTGTTTTCACATCAGGATTCTTTTCTTTCAAGTACCGTGCTGTTCCCATGAATGTCCCGCCAGTGCCAGCACCCGCTACAAAAATGTCTACTTTTCCATCTAGATCATTCCAGATTTCCGGTCCTAACGTTTTGTAATATGTGTTAGGATTGTCTGGATTTGAGAATTGGGAAGGTGAGAACGAGTTCGGCATCTCAATTAAGAGTTCTTTCGTTTTCTTTATGGCACCTTTTATTCCTTCTGAAGTTGGAGTATGAATAATTTTAGCACCAAGAGCTTTCATGAGCTCCTGTTTTTCAATACTGAACTTTTCAGGGATAACAAAACAAACATTGATTCCTTTATTGATTGCAGCAAGTGCAAGGCCAATTCCTGTATTGCCTGCAGTTGGTTCAATAACTGTCCCGCCAGGTTTAAGCAGTCCAGAAGAAAGGGCGCATTCTAAAAGTTCCATTCCTAATCTGTCTTTAACACTGCCGCCTGGATTCATCAACTCTAATTTTGCAAAAAGGCGTACTCCTTTTGGAAGAGAAAACTGCGTAATCTCCATCATAGGAGTATTGCCGATCAATTCATGCACATTTTTATAATAGTTCATCCTACCGCCCTCTATTCAGCGAAAACAACGTGCCACTCGGCTTTTTTAGAAAGCATCTTGCGTGCGATCTCTTTAGCACCTTCAAGGCTATGATTTGCTGCCCAGCCGCATTGTACTTCATTACAAGCAGGTACTTCAGTCGCTTCTAAAACATCGTTAAGAGTTTTTTCTAAAACTTCTAGAATTTCATCATAGTTATCATGGTTAATAACAGATAAATAAAAGCCTGTTTGGCAACCCATCGGGCTGATATCTACAACAGTAGAATGGTGGTTGCGGATATTTTCTGCCATCAAGTGCTCAATTGAGTGAAGACCTTCCATTGGCATGTGATCTTTGTTCGGCTGGCAGAAACGAATGTCGTATTTATGAATTACATCTCCGTTAGC
This genomic interval carries:
- a CDS encoding PLP-dependent cysteine synthase family protein, producing MNYYKNVHELIGNTPMMEITQFSLPKGVRLFAKLELMNPGGSVKDRLGMELLECALSSGLLKPGGTVIEPTAGNTGIGLALAAINKGINVCFVIPEKFSIEKQELMKALGAKIIHTPTSEGIKGAIKKTKELLIEMPNSFSPSQFSNPDNPNTYYKTLGPEIWNDLDGKVDIFVAGAGTGGTFMGTARYLKEKNPDVKTVIVEPEGSILNGGESGPHKTEGIGMEFLPDYMDPSYFNSIHTVTDVDAFNRVAELAKKEGLLVGSSSGAALHASLIEAQSAKDGGIIVTVFADSSERYLSKKIYEGGI
- a CDS encoding S-ribosylhomocysteine lyase, producing the protein MTKKMNVESFNLDHTKVVAPYIRLAGTTTGANGDVIHKYDIRFCQPNKDHMPMEGLHSIEHLMAENIRNHHSTVVDISPMGCQTGFYLSVINHDNYDEILEVLEKTLNDVLEATEVPACNEVQCGWAANHSLEGAKEIARKMLSKKAEWHVVFAE